The region TTACATTTTTAGGACGATAAAGCCCAAGGGGGCTTTATCGTTTACTGGGTACTACTTAATCTTCTAAATAGGATCTTAACATCCAAGCCATCTTTTCATGCTGTTCCATTAAACCTGTTAGAAAATCCCCAGTTCCAGCATCATTATTATCATTACAGACTTGTAAATCTTTACGTAAGTGATTAACTATTAATTCATGATCAGCAAGTAAACTAGCTAACATAGTTTGGGCGTTAGGATACTCGCTAGGTCGTTCACTTACACGAGCTTTTTCAGAAAATTCTCGTAATGTTGCCATAGTTTTACTGCCTAATGCACGAACTCTTTCTGCAAC is a window of Blastocatellia bacterium DNA encoding:
- a CDS encoding DNA starvation/stationary phase protection protein, producing the protein MTPNIGLTAEQRAEVVEILHTLLSDEYVLYTKTRNYHWNVTGSNFSELHKFFETQYDELDTIIDDVAERVRALGSKTMATLREFSEKARVSERPSEYPNAQTMLASLLADHELIVNHLRKDLQVCNDNNDAGTGDFLTGLMEQHEKMAWMLRSYLED